Proteins found in one Miscanthus floridulus cultivar M001 chromosome 4, ASM1932011v1, whole genome shotgun sequence genomic segment:
- the LOC136548042 gene encoding protein FAR1-RELATED SEQUENCE 5-like, translated as MTDMEKGLIRMLNDNNIPTRQMVSILSYLRGGPTALPMKKKDISNFRTKINREIKASDMTKVLDYFRKRQTKDPSFFYKLDLDEERRRKCYNRNTKVFSQHEGLYEDFEDIINNSLTIEEFETLWVKMIEDKNLQNNKYMTKMWQTRHRFIPVYFKHDFFPFIQTTSRSESMNSRMKDNVGPTYSMMGFIREYNRVIETINKNERLEESYSNQKIPKEFIFGYTIEQQAAELYNRNIFRKFQVQLKATARLSYKETEKGKTFEVWPKSNQIHNVHRIKRYTVQTDLIEGNEEFSCICAKFSKDRILCSHILKVIIEKEISTIPEKYIKDGWRKKSTRVHVRREQEETIATSALLRFNVLSRKSAILNSKGLKTKKSMEYLLSKFSKLDVKLDVLFGT; from the exons ATGACTGATATGGAGAAGGGGCTGATCAGGATGCTAAATGACAACAACATCCCGACAAGACAAATGGTGAGCATACTGTCATACCTCAGAGGAGGACCCACAGCCCTgccgatgaagaagaaggacatcagCAACTTTAGGACAAAAATCAACAGAGAGATCAAGGCTTCAGACATGACAAAGGTGCTGGATTACTTTAGAAAGAGGCAGACTAAAGATCCGTCCTTCTTCTACAAGCTAGACCTGGATGAAGAAAGGAGA AGGAAGTGTTACAACAGAAACACAAAGGTCTTCTCACAACATGAAGGCCTATATGAGGATTTTGAGGATATAATAAACAATAGCCTCACAATTGAAGAGTTTGAAACATTGTGGGTGAAGATGATCGAAGACAAGAATCTGCAGAATAACAAGTACATGACTAAAATGTGGCAAACGAGACACAGGTTTATTCCTGTCTACTTCAAGCATGACTTCTTCCCATTCATCCAAACCACATCCAGAAGTGAGTCCATGAACTCGAGGATGAAGGACAATGTTGGGCCGACATATAGCATGATGGGCTTCATACGAGAATACAACCGTGTCATTGAAACAATCAACAAAAACGAGAGGCTAGAAGAAAGCTACAGCAACCAGAAAATACCCAAGGAATTCATTTTTGGGTACACAATTGAACAGCAAGCTGCTGAGCTATACAACCGGAACATATTCAGGAAGTTCCAGGTACAGCTGAAGGCAACAGCAAGGTTAAGCTACAAGGAGACTGAGAAAGGGAAAACTTTTGAGGTCTGGCCCAAGAGCAACCAAATCCACAATGTGCACAGAATCAAGAGATATACAGTTCAGACTGATCTGATAGAGGGAAATGAAGAATTCAGCTGCATCTGTGCAAAGTTCAGCAAAGATAGAATTCTTTGCTCACATATCCTAAAAGTGATCATTGAGAAGGAAATAAGCACAATTCCAGAAAAATACATAAAGGACGGGTGGAGAAAGAAGAGCACAAGAGTGCATGTTAGAAGAGAGCAAGAGGAGACCATTGCAACAAGTGCATTGCTGAGGTTCAATGTGCTGTCTAGGAAGTCAGCAATCCTGAATTCAAAAGGATTGAAAACTAAGAAATCAATGGAGTACCTCTTGTCCAAGTTCAGCAAGTTGGATGTCAAACTGGATGTGCTTTTTGGCACCTAG